The genomic window CTTTACGGCGAATAATGGTATTGTCCATAATTCCTCTTGGGCCTTGAGGCGCATCATTCCAATAGCCATTAGAATTGTACCATAAATACAAACCAACTCCTTTACTCGCACCGTATTGAGCTAACTCCGTGATTTTATCTTTGCCTATTTGCGTGTCCCACAAGGCATCAACTAAAATGGTTTCATACCCCATTGCAGCACTAAAATCGATATATTGCTTTTGTACTGGAAATTTGGTATTGTTATCCATTTTCATAATCCAACTCCAAGATCCTTTTGTATATTTATACTCTTGAGAAGCTTCGTATTTTGGTTTAACCAAGTCAAACGGAATAGTTGTTTCTACGATTGGAGCCAATGTTTCGCCAATTGTAATTGTACGCCATGGAGTTTCACCCATAAGCGGTATTCCTGGTGCAGTTGTTCCATTACCATTATTTTCACCCGCCATAGGAAATCCAATAGTATATAATCCTTTTTCTTGACCTATTAACCTGCTTCCACAATAACCACTATCAACTCCTGTTTCGGAAATTAAAACCCATCCATTATTATTTACTTTAAAAAGACAAGGAAATGTGTATCCCTCTCCTGTTCCATTTTTTCCCATTGGAGCATCCAAAGTATAGGACGTTTCATAACTTGGCATTGTTCTGGCAAAACCTACCATTGATTTACTCTGTGGACACAAGAAAGTAGTGGTTCCTTCTGGTAGTGAAAATCCAGAAACTTCTTCTTGAACTATACAAGAACGGGCTTCTTTTTGTGGATAAACCTTATATTTAAAACCCAAGTTATTATTGCTTAACCTAAAAATCACATCGATAGCTTTCTTACCGTCTTTAGTAAAAGAAAATACAGCTTCGTTAGCAACATAATGCACTTTGCTTTGCTTTATATTAGGTAATTCATAGGTTTCATCAATTTTGTTTTGAATCACATTGGCTTCTAAAACTAATCCTGAAGTAAAATCACCAACATTGGTTTTCAAACCGAGTGGAGATTTTTCTAAGAATGCTTTCCCATTAAAAGAGACACTGTAAGTTGGTAGTCCATTATTTAGAGAAACTGACACAGTAAGTTTCTCATCAGGGCTT from Flavobacterium eburneipallidum includes these protein-coding regions:
- a CDS encoding glycoside hydrolase family 97 protein; amino-acid sequence: MFSFFALNAQSVVKSPDEKLTVSVSLNNGLPTYSVSFNGKAFLEKSPLGLKTNVGDFTSGLVLEANVIQNKIDETYELPNIKQSKVHYVANEAVFSFTKDGKKAIDVIFRLSNNNLGFKYKVYPQKEARSCIVQEEVSGFSLPEGTTTFLCPQSKSMVGFARTMPSYETSYTLDAPMGKNGTGEGYTFPCLFKVNNNGWVLISETGVDSGYCGSRLIGQEKGLYTIGFPMAGENNGNGTTAPGIPLMGETPWRTITIGETLAPIVETTIPFDLVKPKYEASQEYKYTKGSWSWIMKMDNNTKFPVQKQYIDFSAAMGYETILVDALWDTQIGKDKITELAQYGASKGVGLYLWYNSNGYWNDAPQGPRGIMDNTIIRRKEMAWMKSIGVKGIKVDFFGGDKQVTIKLYEDILADANDFGIMVIFHGCTLPRGWERMYPNYAASEAVLASENLYFGQGSCNNEAKNASIHTFIRNVVGSMDFGGSALNEFYNSENTPNKGSKRMTSDVYALATAVLFQSGVQHFALAPNNLTDAPDWAINFMKEVPTTWDEVRYLDGYPGKYVVFARRKGAKWYIAGVNAQKETLKVKMKLPMISAGSELKQYSDDDKLIGKVSTVKMNKNQLVEITIPCNGGVLMVN